TCGAACAGGCGCGAAAAGCCGTCTCCCAGGCGGAAGCGGTCCTGAAGCGCGCCCGTCAGAACCTGGACTATTGCACCATCAAATCCCCGGTAAAAGGGGTGATCATCGACCGGCGGGTGAATATCGGCCAGACGGTGGTCGCCAGCCTCAACGCTCCGAGTCTCTTTTTAATTGCCAAGGACTTGAAACGCCTTCAGATCTGGGTGGCGGTGAACGAAGCGGATATCGGCAGCATCCGGGCCGATCAGCCGGCGGTATTTACAGTGGATGCCTTTCCGGGCGAAACCTTTGAAGGAAAGGTGGGCAAGATCCGCCTCAATGCCACAATGACGCAGAACGTGGTCACCTACACCGTGGAGGTCAATACGGACAATTCCAACGGCAGACTGCTTCCTTATCTCACAGCCAACGTGAAGTTCATCGTGAACGAACGCCAAAATGTTCTGGCGGTACCCAATGCGGCTTTGCGCTGGACCCCGGATCCTGAAAGGATCGCCCCCGAAAGTCGAAAGGCTTTCGAATTGGAACGGAAAACAGGAACGGAAGCCTCGGGTGAAAAGGCTTCCGGGAGAGGCAAGGCCGAGGGCGAGCGGGGAACCGTGTGGATTCCCGAGGGAAACTTCGTGCGGCCCGTTTTCGTTCGGACCGGACTCAATGACGGTCTTCAGACGGAGATCGAAGGCCAAGGCCTCGCGGAAGGAATGCAGGTTGTCATCGGGGAGCAGGCCAAGGGGGGGCCAGCGACCGCTCAAACGGTCAACCCGTTCACGCCCAAATTGCCCGCAAGGGGGCCGCGACATTAGGTTTTATCAGTAAGAGGTCATATCCTGTGGAACTTGTGGAACTGCACAATATTCATAAAGTCTATCAAATGGGGGAAATCGCCATGCCCGTACTGCGGGGAATTTCCCTCAAGATTTCTCGCGGTGAGTATGTAGCCCTCATGGGCTCATCAGGATCGGGTAAAACGACCCTCATGAACATCCTGGGATGTCTGGATCGCCCCACCTCGGGAGAGTACCGGCTCGATGGACGGGATGCAGGGGCACTGTCGGCGGATGAGCGGGCTGTGCTCCGCAACCAGACCATGGGATTCGTCTTTCAGAACTTCAACCTGCTTCCGCGCACGAGTGCTCTGGAAAATGTCCGGATGCCTCTGGCTTATTCGCCCGATCCCCCTTCGGAACGGGAGGGGCGAAAACGGGCGGAAGCCATGTTGGAGCGGGTGGGGCTGGGGAACCGAATCCACCATGAGCCTTCGCAGCTTTCGGGCGGACAGCAGCAGCGCGTGGCCATCGCCCGCGCCCTCATCAACCAGCCTCCAATTCTTTTCGCCGATGAACCCACGGGCAACCTCGATTCCCGCACCAGCGAAGAGGTGATGCAGATCTTTCGGGAACTGAACCAGGAGGGTGTGACCATCATCATGGTCACCCACGACGAATCCGTCGCCCGGTATGCCAAACGCGTGGTTCGTATTCGGGATGGGATTGTTGAATCGGAGCAATCCGGAGTACAGGCGACTGCGGAGAGTAGCCAGGAGAAATGGCCAATCCGGGAGGAAATTTCCGGTGCAAGAAAGAGCTCGGCGGCAAAAGCCCTTACTAGAGGACTCCATATGCTGCGTACGGCATTCACGGGGCTTCGCCGGAATATGCTGAGGGCAGCTCTTACCACGCTGGGCATCATCATCGGGGTCTCGGCGGTCATTGCCATGATGGAAATCGGGCAGGGTTCGTCGAGGTCCATTCAGCAGACCATCGCCAGCATGGGAGCCAACAACATCGCAATCATGCCTGGGACGGCTGCCAGTGGCGGAGTCACTTTCGGTGCCGGAACCAGCATGACCCTCACCCCCGACGATGCCAAAGCCATTCAAACCGAAGCGTCTGCGGTGCGTACAGCCGCGCCCATTGTGAGAGCGCGTACTCAGGTGATTTACGGCAATCGCAACTGGGTTCCGAGTGAAATCTCCGGGACCACCCCTGCCTATCTCGACGCGCGGGAGTGGGGCGTGGCCGAAGGTGAAGGTTTTTCAAATCAGGATGTGCGCCGTGGCGCCAAGGTATGCATTCTGGGGCAGACGGTGGCGAGGGAGCTTTTCCAGGGTGAACCTCCTTTGGGGAAGGAAGTGCGCATCAATAATGTTCCCTTTACCGTGGTCGGCATCTTGAGTCCCAAAGGGGCCAACATGATGGGAATGGACCAGGACGATGTGGTCCTGGCTCCCTGGACAACCATCAAATACCGGGTTACGGCCAAATCGCTCAGCACCACCAACCAGAGCGCTTCGACCACCAGCACCTCCAGCACTTCCACTACCAGCAGCACCAGCGATCTCTACCCCTCCACTGGAAGCAGCCTGTACCCTGAACAGTCGGCGACTCAGGCGGCCAACACCCCTCTGCCCGTGCGGTTCACCAACGTCGACCGTATCCTCGTCGCGGCAGCTTCTTCCACAGAGGTCCAAAACGCCATCCGGCAGATCACCACCATCTTGCGGGAGCGCCACCGCATAAGGCCTGGAGAACCCGACGACTTCAACATTCGAGACATGACGGAAATGACCAAAGCCATGACTTCCACTGCCTCTATGATGACCCGGCTGCTGCTGGCTGTCGCCCTCATTTCCTTACTGGTGGGAGGTGTAGGCATCATGAACATCATGCTGGTCTCGGTGACGGAACGAACCCGCGAAATCGGTTTGCGCATGGCCGTAGGGGCCTGGCGGCGGAATATCCTGCAGCAGTTCCTGGTGGAATCCGTCGCCTTGTGTTTTTTCGGGGGCGCCGCCGGCATTCTTGTGGGGCGTGGAGCCTCCATCCTGGTGTCCATGCTCCTGCATTGGCCTACTGCGCCATCCATGGAAGCCATCCTGGCTGCGTTTATAGTCTCCACGAGTGTTGGAATCCTTTTTGGCTACTATCCCGCGTGGAAGGCGTCGCGACTCGATCCTATCATCGCCCTGCGCTACGAATGAACTGTCACTCACGAAAGAATGTTCATGCTGAAAAAAAACCTCGAAGAAAAAACGCCTTGTCGAAAAGCGGAAGTCTTGAAATACGCATCCCTCGTGGTCTTTGGGTTCTGCTGGATAACGGGCTGCACTGTGGGACCTAATTTCAAGCCTCCCAACCCGAGTCTCCCGGCGGCATGGAAGGGAGCGACGGCCGCCGATTCCGCTCGCATCAGCACAACCGTTCCGGAACCGGTGACTCTCGTGGAATGGTGGAAGAGCTTCAATGACAGTACGCTCTCTTCCCTTATGGAACGAGCCATGCGGTCCAACCTCGATGTTCGACAGGCAAGTGCCCGCATCCGGCAGGCAAGAGCTTCCCGCGGGGTGGGGGCCGCTGCCTTGTGGCCGACCCTGGATGCCTCGGCCCTCTATCGCCGCAGCGGGAGTGGAGATTCCTCGTCGGGGGGCAACACCACTGACACTTCCTCGCTCATCAGAGGGGGAGGAGACCAGAACCTCTTCAGTGCGGGCCTGGATGCTGCCTGGGAGCTGGATTTTTTCGGCGGAACACGCCGAAACATCGAAGCGTTGGACGCTGACCTTCAGGCAACGGTTGAGGATCGTCGCGATGTGTTGGTGACCCTCCTGGCCGAGGTCGGAGTGAACTATATCGACCTTCGAGGCCTCCAAGGGCAGAAGGCCATTGCCGAGGAGAATCTTCGGGCACAGCAGAAGACGGCGGATATCACGCGGAGACGTTTTGAAGCGGGGTTTGTGACCGGCCTCGACGTAGCCAATGCGGCAGCCCAGACGGCCACCACAGCATCCCGGATACCGGTCCTCGAAGCGAGCATTCAGAGTACCATTTACAATCTCAGCGTCCTGCTGGGTGAACCCCCGACCGCCCTGGCGCAGGAGCTCCAGGAGAAAGCCCCCATCCCGGTGACACCGCCGCAAATCCCCATAGGGCTGCCGTCGGACCTGATTCGCCGTCGCCCGGACATCCGCCGCGTGGAAGCGCAGATACACGCGGCCACAGCCCGCATCGGAGTTGCCACGGCCGACCTTTACCCGAAGTTCTCTTTGACCGGTAATCTCCAGTTTTCTGCCGATGATTTTGCCTCCGTCGCGAACTGGAACAACCGATCCTGGTCTGTCGGGCCGAATGTACTGTGGCCGATTTTCGATGCGGGGCGCATCCGCTGGAACATCGAGGTCCAGAAGGCGGTCGAGGAACAGACGCTTCTCGCTTATGAACAGACAGTCCTTTCGGCGCTGAAGGATGTGGAAACGTCGCTGGTGGCCTATGCCAGGGAACAGGAAAACCTCAAGCTGCTGGGAGAGGCGGTCATGAACAACCGCAAGGCTGTGGACCTGTCCATGGAACTCTATACCTCCGGACAGACGGACTTTCTGAATGTCATCACGGCACAGCAGTCCCTCTTCGTTTCAGAAGAAGCTCAGATTCTAAGCCGCCGCAACCTGGCCATTGATGGAGTCTCTCTCTACAAGGCTTTGGGTGGGGGATGGGAAAAAGGTGAGGAGGGGATGGTTCGATAGATACAAACAAGGAGCACCGCCATGGAAGATAGCGCCGCCGGAGAAGAGATGAAATCACATTATGAAAAAGAGAGGAGCGTCCCGTGAAATTTGTGGCGCCATGCTTGATCACTTCAGCATCACTCAACTTCCGCAGCTTGCCAACAACCAGAAGGGCAACCATCATTCGCAGCGACTTCCCGGTCCGTCCCTTTCCTTTGCGGTAAAAACCGGCCAGCCGCTCAATGACCTTCTGCCACGGAATGATCCGGCGCATGATCACCAACTCGTTTAAAAAATCTCTCACGTTCTGTCTGACCCACTCTTCGGAAAATGCTTCTTTAAAGATTCCGAGTGAAGGAAGAAAGGATCTGGGGAAGACCTTGAAGGGGAAACCATCTAGTTCGGCAGATGAAAAACAGGTCTGCCGAACCTGACCGCGCTTAGCTTTCTAAGCGTTTCATTCGGCAAGGTTCGGCAGAAATTTGGCAAAAGATGGCTTAAGAGCCGACTTTTCTAATGATTTCAAGCATGGTGCCGAAGGCCGGATTCACTAAGAAGGCCTCAAGTTATTGAAATCATTAGATCCGACATGCTCAAAAATGCGGGTTTTTGACCCCAATCCGCAACCTATACGCAACCAAATTCAAGAATTTGCATTGAACATGAAAAGCGATTAGAATACGCACAATTTCCAAGGGATAGGGACGGATTAGCTACCCTTCTCGAAAAGCCCGGTTTCCTGGCCGGGTTTCCCTTGGATTCCTCCCAGGGCGCTTACAGGAGGCGCAAGAAATGAAGTGGATCAGCGGGCGGGAGTTACATGGAAGGTTTCAGGGCGACATATCAAAAATCATTGAGCCTGTAAGGCAAGGGGTTATCACTCCCTATCTTCTTGCCGAACCGATGACATGGAGTGATCCCGATGAACATCAGGGGGCGCATAGACTCCTGCCCACGCGTTCAGATAGGTCGAAATACGACACGCTTCAATGGCTGAGATTCAGGCGGGCAAAATTGAGAGAATGGCTGAATCAAAGCGACGATGAGATTCGTGCGGCTGATGAATGGATGGAGAGGATACCGATCAGAGATCCAGTCCAACGGAGGGCCAGAAAACAGAAGGAACTTGCTGACGTTAACCGGGACATAGAGAAGTTTGAGAACGAGCTTGAACCCGCGAAGATATGGAGGATCTTAAAGCAATCGGATTTGTCCCCGGCGAAAGAAGAGCAACTAAAGGCGCTTCTCCTCGAAAGCTATTACTTGACGGAAGAGGTTGAAAAAATAGATCGGGATAAAAAGCCCCCACAAAAGGCACGGAAACGTGATGCAAAGGCGGCCGCAAACGAGGAAGTCCGGGAATTTGCCAAGAAAAAGTATCAAGAAGGGTTCAAGATGGAGATCATAGTGGACTTACCGGAGATCCGTAAAATTTACAAAAAGCATCAAGTGGAGATTCCATCCTTATCGTATCTCAGGAAACTGATTCAAGGGCCGGGCAAACCTGGCCGACCCCGCAAAGAATAGACCCCCACCGAATCAAAAAAAACTGGATGATTTGGCCGCATGGAGTGAAACCATAGCGGCTTTTTTTGTTGAAATGATTCAGAAAAAAACTGGATGATTTCATAAAATCCAGATTTTCCGAATAAATCCAATTTTATATTAAAAATCAATTGCTTATGCTTGCACCATCTTGATTAACCCTTACGACTAAGGAGCTTTCAAAATGGTGCATAAGAATCCTGCCGAACGAGAATACCTCGATAAGAAGCAGCTCGCCGACTACTTCGGCATGAGCGAGCGGACCATCAATCATTTCCTGAAAAAAGGGCTTCCCCATTTCCGGGTAG
This region of Desulforhabdus amnigena genomic DNA includes:
- a CDS encoding helix-turn-helix transcriptional regulator; its protein translation is MVHKNPAEREYLDKKQLADYFGMSERTINHFLKKGLPHFRVGRKALRFKRTEADVWFERFRADEANAVDKLVAEVMGQ
- a CDS encoding efflux RND transporter periplasmic adaptor subunit, with the translated sequence MNRTIKRTFVAGILLVGAGAMALFFTSAKNQSTPSFRLASVTRGDLQTVISATGTVEPEELVDVGAQVAGKILSFGKDAAGKVVDYGSPVEVGTVLAKIDDALIAADVAQAEAQLGQENAALERARADLLQLQAKSVQAERDWNRARKLGPSDALSQSAYDAALSAHEVAKANVAVGQAAIEQARKAVSQAEAVLKRARQNLDYCTIKSPVKGVIIDRRVNIGQTVVASLNAPSLFLIAKDLKRLQIWVAVNEADIGSIRADQPAVFTVDAFPGETFEGKVGKIRLNATMTQNVVTYTVEVNTDNSNGRLLPYLTANVKFIVNERQNVLAVPNAALRWTPDPERIAPESRKAFELERKTGTEASGEKASGRGKAEGERGTVWIPEGNFVRPVFVRTGLNDGLQTEIEGQGLAEGMQVVIGEQAKGGPATAQTVNPFTPKLPARGPRH
- a CDS encoding ABC transporter permease; translated protein: MELVELHNIHKVYQMGEIAMPVLRGISLKISRGEYVALMGSSGSGKTTLMNILGCLDRPTSGEYRLDGRDAGALSADERAVLRNQTMGFVFQNFNLLPRTSALENVRMPLAYSPDPPSEREGRKRAEAMLERVGLGNRIHHEPSQLSGGQQQRVAIARALINQPPILFADEPTGNLDSRTSEEVMQIFRELNQEGVTIIMVTHDESVARYAKRVVRIRDGIVESEQSGVQATAESSQEKWPIREEISGARKSSAAKALTRGLHMLRTAFTGLRRNMLRAALTTLGIIIGVSAVIAMMEIGQGSSRSIQQTIASMGANNIAIMPGTAASGGVTFGAGTSMTLTPDDAKAIQTEASAVRTAAPIVRARTQVIYGNRNWVPSEISGTTPAYLDAREWGVAEGEGFSNQDVRRGAKVCILGQTVARELFQGEPPLGKEVRINNVPFTVVGILSPKGANMMGMDQDDVVLAPWTTIKYRVTAKSLSTTNQSASTTSTSSTSTTSSTSDLYPSTGSSLYPEQSATQAANTPLPVRFTNVDRILVAAASSTEVQNAIRQITTILRERHRIRPGEPDDFNIRDMTEMTKAMTSTASMMTRLLLAVALISLLVGGVGIMNIMLVSVTERTREIGLRMAVGAWRRNILQQFLVESVALCFFGGAAGILVGRGASILVSMLLHWPTAPSMEAILAAFIVSTSVGILFGYYPAWKASRLDPIIALRYE
- a CDS encoding efflux transporter outer membrane subunit; its protein translation is MLKKNLEEKTPCRKAEVLKYASLVVFGFCWITGCTVGPNFKPPNPSLPAAWKGATAADSARISTTVPEPVTLVEWWKSFNDSTLSSLMERAMRSNLDVRQASARIRQARASRGVGAAALWPTLDASALYRRSGSGDSSSGGNTTDTSSLIRGGGDQNLFSAGLDAAWELDFFGGTRRNIEALDADLQATVEDRRDVLVTLLAEVGVNYIDLRGLQGQKAIAEENLRAQQKTADITRRRFEAGFVTGLDVANAAAQTATTASRIPVLEASIQSTIYNLSVLLGEPPTALAQELQEKAPIPVTPPQIPIGLPSDLIRRRPDIRRVEAQIHAATARIGVATADLYPKFSLTGNLQFSADDFASVANWNNRSWSVGPNVLWPIFDAGRIRWNIEVQKAVEEQTLLAYEQTVLSALKDVETSLVAYAREQENLKLLGEAVMNNRKAVDLSMELYTSGQTDFLNVITAQQSLFVSEEAQILSRRNLAIDGVSLYKALGGGWEKGEEGMVR